The DNA sequence TGTAGCCATGCTGCTCGCCATCGACGTACGTAACACCCACACCGTTCTCGGTCTGGTCTCGGGCACCGGCGAGCACGCCAAAGTTGTTCAGCACTGGCGGATTCGCACGGAAACCGAGATCACCGCAGATGAGCTGGCACTCACCATCGACGGACTGATCGGCGACGACAGCGAGACGCTGACCGGGGTTGCGGCCCTGTCCACCGTGCCCTCTGTGCTGCATGAAATGCGGGGCATGTTCGACCAGTACTGGTCGGCGGTTCCGCAGGTCCTCATCGAGCCTGGCGTGCGCACCGGCCTCCCGCTGCTCGTCGACAATCCGAAAGAGGTCGGTGCCGACCGAATCGTGAATTGTCTTGCCGCGCATCACAGATTTGGCTCCGCGTGCATCGTGGTGGATTTCGGGTCTTCGATATGTGTGGATGTGGTGTCCGCCAAGGGTGAGTTCCTGGGGGGCGCCATAGCCCCGGGCGTGCAGGTATCCTCCGATGCCGCCGCTGCCCGCAGCGCCGCTCTGCGGCGGGTGGAGCTCACCCGGCCGCGCTCCGTCGTGGGCAAGAACACGGTCGAGTGCATGCAATCGGGAGCGGTTTTCGGATTCGCGGGGTTGGTGGACGGGCTGGTGGAGCGGGTGCGTCGCGATATCGACGGCTTCAGTGGCGCCGGTGCCACGGTGGTGGCCACGGGCCACACCGCCCCGCTGATCCTCCCCGAGACCCATACCGTCGACCGCTACGAGGAACATCTCACGCTCGACGGCCTGCGGCTGGTGTACGAGCGCAACCGGGCTGACCAGCGCGGCAAGGCCCGCACGGCCAAATAGGCGGAAACAAATCAGAGTCGTCCCGGCGAAGCACTACCGCTAAGCTGCCGAGACGTGACTGATCCTGACGCGCAGACCAGCTTGCCGGAACAATTTCGCATCCGGCAGGCCAAGCGCGAGAAGCTACTCGCCGAGGGCATCCAGCCGTATCCGGTAGAGGTGCCGCGCACCCACAGCCTCAAGCAGATTCGCGATGCCTACGTGGATTTGGAGACGGACACCAGCACCGGTGACCAGGTGGGTGTTTCGGGCCGTGTCATCTTCTCCCGTAACACCGGCAAGCTCTGCTTCGCGACGCTGCAGGAGGGGGACGGCACCTCGTTGCAGGTAATGATCAGCCTCGCCGGCGTCGGGGAACAGGCACTCGCCGACTGGAAGACCGATGTTGACCTCGGTGACATCGTGTTCGTACAGGGCGAGGTCATCAGCTCGCGCCGTGGCGAACTGAGTGTCCTGGCGGACGGCTGGCAGATGGCCTCCAAGTCCCTGCGCCCACTGCCCGTTGCTCACAAGGAGATGTCGGAAGAGACCAGAGTGCGCCAGCGATACGTGGATCTCATCGTGCGGCCGGAGGCGCGCCAGATCGCGCGGCAGCGGGTCGCGGTGATGCGCGCTATTCGTGATGCTTTGCACCGTCGCGGATTCCTGGAGTTGGAGACGCCGATCTTGCAGACCCTCGCCGGAGGTGCTGCGGCCCGCCCGTTCATTACGCATTCCAACGCGCTCGATATCGACCTGTATCTGCGTATTGCGCCGGAACTTTTCCTGAAAAGGGCTCTTGTCGGGGGCTTCGACAAGATTTTCGAGCTCAACCGAGTTTTCCGAAATGAAGGGTCAGATTCGACGCATTCTCCCGAATTCGTGATGTTGGAAACATATGAGACGTACGGCACATACGATACCGCCGCCACAATGATCCGTGAGCTCATCCAGGAGGTAGCGGACGATGCAATGGGCACCAGGCAGGTGACGTTGCCCGACGGATCGACCTACGACTTGGACGGCGAGTGGACGACGATGGAAATGTATCCGTCGTTGTCGGATGCTCTTGGCGATGAGATCACCCCCGATACTCCGATTGCCACGCTATGGAAGATCGCCGATCGGGTGGGCGCCGAGATTCCCACCGACCGCGGTTACGGTCACGGAAAACTCATCGAAGAACTGTGGGAACACCAGGTCGGCGATAAAATGGACGCACCGACGTTTGTGAGGGATTTCCCAGTTGAGACATCGCCGCTGACTCGTCAGCACCGGAGCATCGCGGGTGTCACCGAGAAGTGGGATTTGTATGTTCGCGGCTTTGAATTGGCGACCGGGTACTCGGAGTTGATCGACCCGGTGATCCAGCGTGAAAGATTCGCTGACCAGGCACGATTGGCCGCCGCCGGCGATGATGAGGCGATGAGCCTTGATGAGGACTTCCTCGGCGCGATGGAGCATGCGATGCCGCCCGCGGCCGGAACCGGGATGGGTATCGATCGCCTGTTGATGGCGCTTACCGGACTGGGAATTCGCGAGACGATCTTGTTTCCGATTGTCCGACCTACGCTTTGATCTACGCGTTCGAATTTTGTCTCGCTTTTCAACTATGAGTGTAGTGAATCGCTTGCCTTGAGCGGAACACGCGCAGCCTTGCGGGTATGTTGAACTTTGCGGCAATCCGTGGCATGTTTGAGGTGGACCAACGGGGGTTCTGCTTTTGGAAGGATAAAAGGAATGGCTAAGAAGGTCACGGTCACGCTTGTCGATGACGTCGATGGTGAAGCACCTGCCGACGAGACCGTTGAATTCGGTATTGACGGCGTGACTTACGAGATCGACCTTTCTTCCAAGAATGCAGAGAAGCTGCGCAATCAGCTCTCTACATGGGTCGAGCATGCTCGTCGTGTCAGTGGCCGTCGTCGCGGGCGGGGGAGCTCAGGGACGGGTCGCGGGCGTGCGAGCATCGATCGTGAGCAGAGCGCGGCGATCCGTGAGTGGGCGCGTAAGAACGGTCACAATGTGTCGTCACGTGGTCGCATTCCCGCCGAAGTTGTCGACGCGTTCAACGCGGCCAACTAAGACTGCTGACTGGCCCGTCCCCCCAGAATTTCGCTTACGGCGAAGCCGGGTCAAAATCGGAAACGTTTTCACCGCATCTGGCGTTGTTCGGTTGCCTAACAAGCACCGCCGGGTGCGGTGATTCGTATATTTGGGGACGGTTCCTCCGGGTTCCGTAGGTTCCTCTGAGTACTCTCAGGGGCCATCTCCTGGTATGCGAGCACCGCACCGACTACGGCTGACCACTAGAGTGGCGATTAGGTCCTAGTGCCAGCGGAGATGAGCCGTTTGGGGGGAGCCCCGAGCGGCAGGATGAACCGCTTGCGCAAAGGCCGGACGAGGAAGCGAGGGAGACCGATGTTCGAGAGATTCACTGACCGCGCTCGGCGGGTGGTTGTGCTGGCCCAAGAAGAGGCCCGCATGCTCAACCACAATTACATCGGCACCGAGCACATCCTGCTGGGTCTGATTCACGAGGGCGAGGGCGTTGCCGCCAAGTCGCTGGAGTCGCTGGGCATTTCCCTGGAAGGGGTGCGCAGCCAGGTCGAGGAGATCATCGGCCAGGGACAGCAGGCACCGTCCGGGCACATTCCTTTCACTCCTCGCGCCAAGAAGGTGCTGGAGCTGAGCCTGCGCGAGGCGCTGCAGCTCGGCCACAACTACATCGGCACCGAGCACATCCTGTTGGGCCTCATCCGTGAGGGTGAAGGCGTCGCGGCTCAGGTGCTCGTCAAGCTGGGTGCGGAGTTGACCCGGGTGCGCCAGCAGGTCATTCAGCTTCTGAGCGGCTACCAGGGCAAGGAGACCACGGAATCCGGTACCGGAGGCCGTGGTGGCGAGGCCGGGACCCCGTCGACCTCGCTGGTTCTCGACCAGTTCGGACGCAATCTGACTGCTGCCGCCATGGAAGGCAAGCTCGACCCGGTCATCGGTCGTGAGAAGGAAATCGAGCGCGTCATGCAGGTGCTGAGCCGCCGCACCAAGAACAACCCGGTGCTGATCGGCGAGCCCGGCGTCGGCAAGACCGCCGTCGTTGAGGGCCTGGCGCAGGCCATCGTGCACGGCGAGGTGCCTGAGACGCTGAAGAACAAGCAGCTGTACACCCTGGACCTCGGGTCCCTGGTGGCCGGCAGCCGCTACCGCGGTGACTTCGAAGAACGCCTCAAGAAGGTGCTCAAGGAGATCAACACCCGCGGCGACATCATCCTGTTCATCGACGAGCTGCACACGCTGGTTGGTGCGGGCGCGGCCGAGGGCGCGATCGACGCGGCCTCCATCCTCAAGCCCAAGCTGGCCCGTGGCGAGCTGCAGACGATCGGTGCGACCACCCTCGACGAGTACCGCAAGTACATCGAGAAGGATGCCGCCCTGGAGCGTCGTTTCCAGCCGGTGCAGGTGGGTGAGCCGACCGTCGAGCACACCATCGAGATCCTCAAGGGTCTGCGCGATCGCTACGAGGCGCACCACCGGGTGTCCATCACCGATGGCGCGCTGGTGGCGGCGGCCACCCTGGCCGACCGGTACATCAACGACCGGTTCTTGCCGGACAAGGCGATCGACTTGATCGACGAGGCAGGTGCGCGCATGCGTATCCGCCGGATGACCGCTCCGCCAGACCTGCGCGAGTTCGACGAGAAGATCGCCGATGCGCGCAGGGAGAAGGAATCGGCTATCGACGCTCAGGACTTCGAGAAGGCGGCGCGCCTGCGCGACTCCGAGAAGCAGCTCGTCGCTCAGCGCACCGAGCGTGAAAAGCAGTGGCGCTCAGGTGACTTGGACGTCGTGGCGGAAGTCGACGATGAGCAGATCGCCGAGGTGTTGGGCAACTGGACCGGTATCCCTGTGTTCAAGCTGACCGAGGAGGAGACCACTCGGCTGCTGCGTATGGAGGATGAGGTGCACAAGCGGATCATCGGCCAGGAGGAAGCCGTCAAGGCTGTCTCCAAGGCCATCCGCCGCACCCGTGCCGGCCTGAAAGACCCACGGCGGCCATCGGGTTCGTTCATCTTCGCCGGCCCGTCGGGAGTCGGTAAGACCGAGCTGTCCAAGGCGCTGGCCAACTTCCTGTTCGGCGACGACGACGCGCTGATCCAGATCGACATGGGTGAGTTCCACGACCGCTTTACCGCCTCAAGGCTTTTCGGCGCTCCTCCGGGATACGTCGGCTACGAGGAGGGCGGCCAGCTCACCGAGAAGGTGCGTCGCAAGCCGTTCAGTGTTGTGCTGTTCGACGAGATCGAGAAGGCCCACCAGGAGATCTACAACACCCTGTTGCAGGTCCTGGAGGACGGGCGTCTCACCGACGGCCAGGGTCGCACAGTCGACTTCAAGAACACGGTGCTGATCTTCACTTCGAATCTGGGCACCTCGGATATCTCCAAGGCCGTGGGCCTCGGGTTCTCCGAGGGCGGCGGCGGCTCGAATTATGAGCGGATGAAGCAGAAGGTTCACGACGAACTCAAGAAGCACTTCCGTCCGGAGTTCCTGAACCGCATCGACGACATCATCGTCTTCGAGCAGCTGACCAAGGACCAGATCATCCAGATGGTCGATCTGATGATCGCCCGGGTGAGCAGACAGCTGAAGACGAAGGACATGGAGATGGAGCTGACCGACAACGCCAAGGCGCTGTTGGCCAAGCGCGGGTTCGACCCGGTGCTCGGCGCCCGGCCGCTGCGTCGGACCATCCAGCGTGAGATCGAGGACACCCTCTCGGAGAAGATTCTCTTCAACGAGATCGGCGCCGGCGAGCTGATCACGGTCGATGTCGAGGGCTGGGACGGCGAGGGCGCCGGCGAGGACGCGAAGTTCACGTTCGTCGGCCGTCCGAAGCCCGTGCTGGTCACCGGTGAGGAGCCGGCGGCCGACCTGGCGGCCTCCGCCTCGGAGTAAAAACAACCCAAAAAGCGCCGAGTGTGAGCATCACAGCTCACACTCGGCGCTTTTTGCGCGCTGGGGGGTTCGGCGTTTCCGGGTGCGGAACGCATTGCGGCAGTAGTGTCGCCCGCGTGGACACCATCAGCGGGTTGCCTGCACACGTGCTGTTGGTGCATTTCGTTGTCGTGCTTGCGCCGTTGACGGCGATTCTGGAGATTCTGTGTGGGATTTCCGTCGCTATTCGGTCGCGGCTGGTGTGGCTGGTTGCCGGGCTGGCGGCGGTGACGCTGGTACTCACCCCGCTGACCACTTCGGCAGGCGAATGGCTGCTCGATCGTGAGAAGAGCCCTAGTGCTGCCCTGTTGACGCACGCCGAGCGTGGCGACTGGATGCTGGTGTTCTCCAGCGCGTTGGTGCTGGGCGCGCTCGTGCTGGCGGTCGCCCATCGGCTCGGCCTGTCACCGGCCCGGCTTGGGCCGCACCTGACCGTTGCAGTGTTGGTGCTGATTCTCGGGGGCGTGTCCATCGTCGGCGTCATCCGGATCGGGGATTCCGGTGCGAGGGCGGTCTGGGGCACGGAACTGACCGGTGATGGCGGCTAGGATCAGAATCTCTTGTCGTGCCAATGGTTTGCGAGCGAGCTCACGGTTGCAGCAGCGGTCTTACGTCCTGGCCCAGGCTGTGGATGTATCCGATGAGATCGGGTTCGTTTCCGGTCGGTGATGCGATGAAATCCGTGACACCGAGATCTCGTAGCGCGTGGAGCTGCGCGGCGACCTCGGCGGCCCCTCCGCCGATGCTCGCCGAAGCGTCAAAGGAGATCCCGGGATAGTGGCCGGGATCGTTTGCGATGAGTTGGGCGGCGCCGGGGCCAACACTGATGGTGCGACTCAGGAAGATCCGGTGACCGGGGCCGGGGTCTATCAGCGCGCAGTGCGCAGCAACGGTGTCGGCCGGAACCATACTGGTCAGCAATGTGCCATCGCCCAGGCTGCCGGCCAGTCGTAGCGAGCGGGGCCCGTTCGCGCCGATCATAATGGGCAGCGGTTCCGCGGGCGGCCAGTCCAGCCGGACCCCATTCAGCCGCACATATCGCCCGTCGGCACTGACCTCCTTGCCCGCCAACAGATCCCGCAGTGCCGTCACGTACTCGTGGAGCAGGGTCAGGGGCGAGCCGACCTTGGCGCCAATTTGTTCCATGTGAGGCTGCCAGCCGTGCCCGATCCCCGGCAGCACCCTGCCGGGAAAATTGCGCTCCAGGATGCTGTAATCCATTGCCGCCGCCACGACATTGCGTACCGGTGCCGAGAGGAAACCAGTTCCGACACTGATCCGTTCGGTGGACGCAAGGGCCAGCGAGGCGTACGCGATCGATGTGGTGGCGAAACAGTCCTCGCAGACCCACAGGTGATCGAGCCCGGCGGCTTCGGCCGCGTGCGCAATCTCGAGCAGCCGTTCTGGTGGAAGAGAGGGCGGCACCATGAGGCCGAGGGTGGTGGGCAAGCTCATGTCGTCACCCTAGCTCCAGAGGCCGACAGCGTTCAGAATCCCTTGTCGCGCAGATAGTTCGCCAGGGTGACGATGGCGTCTGGATTGCGCGGTCCTTCGACCAGGGCGGCGTAGGGCAGCACGATGAAGTTCCGGTCGCGGACCGCCTGGGTGTGCTTCATTAGTGGCTGTGCCTTGAGCAGGTTGATCTTTGCGTCGGCGGTGTTGTTAGGGCCTACCCCGTAATCGCAGATGATGATCACCTGGGGGTCGCGCTGGGCGGCCGTCTCCCAGGCACTCGTGGTCCAGCTGTCGTCAAGATCTGAGAAGACGTTGCGGCCCCCGGCCTTCTCGATGATCTGCTGTGGTGCGGCGTTCTTACCGGAGGTGAACGGCTGGGCCTCACCGCTGTCGTACAGGAAGACACGAACGGGCGGCCGGTCCTGCGGCAGACGCGACTGCACGGTGTCGACGGTCTTGCGGTACGTGGCGATCAACTCAGTTGCGCGTTCCTGAACTCCGAAGATCGCCCCCAGGTTGGCCAGGTCCTCGTAGAGAGCGTCGAGGGGAGGCTTGATACCGCGCCGGACCGTTCCGGGCTGACGGCACGCCTCGGTCAGCTGGTAGGGCACCGCCCCAATGGACCGCACCCAATCCGGGGTCATCCCGGAGGTCTCGTTGAATCCGTAGCTCCACCCCGCGAACACGAGATCGGGACGCGCGGCTTGCACTGCTTCACGGGTGAATCCCTGACCCAGGTTGGTGGTGGACTCGAACTGCGCCTTCCACGGCGAGGTCTCGATGTCGCGATCCTGTCCGGCGTCGATGAAGTAGCCGGCCATCCGGTCCTGCAGACCGAGTGCGAACATCAGCTCGGTGACCCCGGTGTCATTGCTGACGGCTCGGGTGACCGGTACCGGAACATCAAGCGGTGCAGCGCAATTGTCGACGGAAACCCGCTCAGTTCCGGGGCTCTGTGCCTCGATGGTCGCGCAGCCCGCTGATAGCAGCGACACCATCACCGTCACACCGATGAGTGCCTTCATTCCTTCTCCTGTCTTTCGGGCTGAGGATCGAAGATGATCTGCGGAACACCGCTTCGTGGGTGTGCGATGACATGACATCCGATGCCGAACCACCGGCCGATGGATTCGGCGGTGATGACCTCGTGTGGTGGGCCTGAGAGCACGATGCGTCCCTCGGCCATGACGTGGATGGTGTCGCAGTACTGTGCCGCGAGGTTGAGGTCGTGCAGAGCAGCGATGACGGTGATGCCCAGTATCTGTGCCGAGCTGAGTATCGAATACTGATGGCGCACATCCAGATGATTGGTGGGCTCGTCCAGCACCAAGACGCGCGGTTGCTGTGCGAGGGCGCGGGCGATGAGAACCCGCTGGCGCTCCCCGCCCGAGAGAGAACTGAACGTACGGTCGGCAAGCGCCGTCACGTCCGCCGTCTCGGTCGCCTCCGCGCAGATGCGCCGGTCCTGTTCGGAGGTGCTGCGCAGGGATGTGCCGTGCGGCAGCCGGCCGGTGGCGACTACTTCCGCGGCCGTGAAATCAAAATCCAAGGACATGTCCTGAGTCAGCGCCGCCACCTGACGGGCGTTCTCCCGCATGCTGATGGCCCGCACCGACACGCCACTGACTGCTACGTCGCCGGTGGTAGGAGTAAGCGCGCGGTACAGGCAGCGCAGGGTTGTCGACTTGCCGCTGCCGTTGGGGCCGACGATTCCCACGAATCCCCCAGCCGCGACCTGCATGTCGATACTCGAGACGATGCGGCTACCTGCGATATCGACCGACACGCTCTGATAGGTGACGTCCATCAACCGACGGCCCCCGCAGACATCGCGCGCCGGCGCATCAATCCGACGAAGACCGGTACTCCGACGGCTGCGGTGATCGCGCCCAGCGGAAGCTCCTGCGGCGGAATCATGGTCCTTGCCACGAGATCGGCAGCGACGAGGAAGCACGCGCCCAGTACCGGAGCCACGATCAAGACCCGGCGGTGATCCGCACCGACCAGCAGCCGTGCCGCATGCGGAATGACCAGTCCCACGAATCCGATGGCTCCGCAGATGGATACAAAACATCCGGTCATGGCGGCTGACAGCACGAACAGTGCCACCCGGAACCGCCCGGCGTGCAGTCCCAGCGAGGCGCTCACCTCGTCGCCCATGGATAGGGCGTTGAGTTGGCGGGCGAGCCCCGCGACGCAGATGATCCCGACCAAGGTCGCCGCGAGCGCCACCGGAACCTTGTCCCAGGACGACGCCCCCAGGCTGCCGAGTAGCCAGAACATGACGCTGCGCGCCGCTTCGCCGTTCGGCGCCAAGAACACCAGCACGGTGGTCACCGCGGACAGCCCATAGCCCACCGCGGTGCCTACCAGAACCAGCCGCAGCGGTACCAGACCTTGTGGAGTACGGGCGATTTGGTACACGAGTGCGGTCGCGGCGAGGGCGCCGATCGATGCGGACAGCGACAGCGCATACACGCCGAAGGTGCCGAGCACGCCGTAGACCACCACTGCGGTGGCACCCACCGAGGCTCCCGACGAGATGCCGAGAACGTACGGATCCGCCAGGGCGTTGCGGACCATCGCCTGTACGAGCACGCCCACCACGGCCAGCCCCGCGCCGACGAGGATGGCGAGAATCACCCGCGGCAGCCTGGACTCGATGACGATCCGGTAGTTCGCCGCATCGGCGGCCCGAACGGAGCCGCCCGTGGCGCCCACCCAGAGGAAATGCAGACAGTCGCGCCAGGGCACATCAGCAGTGCCGAACACGAGCGCGCCGACCGACAGCAGCACGAGCGCCACCAGGCCACCGCCCGCCGCGAGGACCACCGGTCGCTCGTGTTGCGCTGCGGGCATCGATCTTCCTGCGTCGTCGGGTCGCAGACACCGGGGCATGACGGATATGCCGAGTAGGCGCTACCCACCAGGCGATCCCTCGGCACTGGCGAATGACTGCACCGGATGGTGCGGCCGCGTTGGCAGGTCTTCGGACTCGTGAACACGAGGCTTCTGTGAGCCTCACCTACTGGCGGCTGCTTCCCGGGCCTTAACCCAGTGCTTTAGGTGCCGCTGTCGTTTCCACATACCGCTGCGGGGCAGCTCCGGATTCACACCGGATTCCCTCTTGCGATCCCCGGGTGCACTTTCCTGGTGCTCTCGGGGAAACCAATGCGAGGCCAAAACTATCACTCGAACGCACAGCCCAGCCGTGTCGACTAAGCTCAGTTCGTCCTTCGACAGGACGGGAACCTGGTGTAATCCCAGGACGGTCGCGCCACTGTGAGAGTCAGACCCCGCCGTCGAGAAGAACAGATCGGGACGCGGTATTCCGAAAAGGAGCAACATGGCACACACAACGTCCGCCAGCCATCCGGTTGCGGTGTCGATTCCTCAGGCAGCGCTGTGGTTGAGCGTGACCACCCTCCTGGGGCTGCTCGCCTACTACTTCATCGGCATCGACCAGGGTGCGGTGTCGATCTTCGGCAGCGATATGCACGTGCACGAGTTCGTGCATGACGCCCGCCACCTGCTCGGCTTTCCCTGCCACTAGCGGCGGGCCGAATACATGGAAAAGTCAATAATTCTGCGCGGCTTAGGTTTCGGCGCACTGGGTGGCTTGCTGTCCTTCATCTTCGGATGGATCTTTGTGGAACCCGTCATCAACAGGGCCATTGCTTATGAAGAGGGCAGAGGCGAGGCGCAGGGCGTGCTGGATGAGGCCGCCGGTATCCACGCCCATCACGAGGGCGCGGAGCTGTTCAGTCGTTTCGCGCAGGCCAATGCGGGCCTGGCGCTCGGTGTCATCGGATTCGGAATCGCGATGGGCGCGCTGTTCGCGGTGGCGTACGTGGTGGCGATCGGCCGGGTCGGCAATCTCAGTCCGCGCGCGCAGGCTCTCGCCGTCGCGGGCGGACTGTTTCTGGTGTTGTATGTGGTGCCGTTCCTGAAGTTCCCGGCCAACCCTCCGGCGGCGAGCGCTGAGGGCACCATCAAGGAGCGCACCGGGTACTTCGTGCTGATGATCCTCGTCGCGGCGATCGCGTTGGCGGTGGCACTGTGGGTGGGTCGAAAGCTCTCCGAGCGCGTCGATACCTGGACAGCCACGCTTGTTGCCGCCGCGGTGTTCATCGTGCTGGTCGGACTCGTCATGGCGGTGACTCCAGGATTTGTCGAGGCGCCGCAACCACTGCTCGATGCCGACGGGAAGATCGTCTATCCGGGTTTCCCGGCGCATGATCTGTATCTGTTCCGGCTGTACTCGTTCACAACGCAGGCGATTATGTGGGCGACGATCGGTCTCGGGTTCGCGACGGTTATCGGGCGTAAGCCCGTCAATGCCGAGACGTCCGTTACCGGCTAGCTAGCCACCGAGTCTGAGTCTCACGACGCTTTCTGCCCCGGAACCGTCGTGAGATTCAGACTCGTCAGGAACCAGAGCCGGGCGCTCATCGGGGTTTGATGGTCTTCGCGCGGGCGCTCATCCCAGCTTCTTGAAGACGCCCTTGGCCAGGCCGATGACCCATCCGGCCGCGCCGGGGCCGAACGCACGATCCCAATTCAGCTGGAAGCTCACCACATACGGCTGACGGTTGCGATCCTCGGCGTACCAGCTGAACGTCAGGTCGCCGGGCAGGTT is a window from the Mycobacteroides salmoniphilum genome containing:
- a CDS encoding CbtA family protein; this translates as MEKSIILRGLGFGALGGLLSFIFGWIFVEPVINRAIAYEEGRGEAQGVLDEAAGIHAHHEGAELFSRFAQANAGLALGVIGFGIAMGALFAVAYVVAIGRVGNLSPRAQALAVAGGLFLVLYVVPFLKFPANPPAASAEGTIKERTGYFVLMILVAAIALAVALWVGRKLSERVDTWTATLVAAAVFIVLVGLVMAVTPGFVEAPQPLLDADGKIVYPGFPAHDLYLFRLYSFTTQAIMWATIGLGFATVIGRKPVNAETSVTG